A stretch of DNA from Babesia bovis T2Bo chromosome 2, whole genome shotgun sequence:
ATTCCGTAAGTCTACTTTTTTGCCTTTTAaaactatattatatgaccAATAACTGGTGTGTAGGTCGATGCTGCTTGGGATGAGGCAAAGAAGTTGTTTTACAAGCCCAGCATGGGATACTCCGAGTTCGCCAAGCGTGTTGATGCACTTAGGATATTCGCCTTTTGGGCTATGATTACAGGATTGAGTATAGATCTTATTATAAATCCTCCACAAAGCGCATACTGGTCAAAGTGGAACGTTTTAAAGATGCCTTCAAGGTTGATGGATAAATTTGGCCATAAATCTAAGCAAGACGTAATGAGCAATGCAGTTGAATTGGACCAGGACCACCTAACTGAGGCTGTCAGGGAGTACCACCGTGTTTGCAATGTATAAGACATGCCACAGCGTTTGTACAACTAACATTAATACTAAAAGATATTTGTTACATGCGGTTTTTTGATTAACCCAACTCATTGAATACAGCAATCATTTGCTTCTTCTGCTCCGGAGTTAGCGTCCGCGGGAACGTAATGTCAAATTCCAATATGAGATCTCCACGGTGGGAGGGCGACTTCGAAATTGGCATTCCTTCGTTCGGGATGACTTTCCGGTACGACGGTGAAACAACGTCGACAATTCGGGTTGTTACCCTGCGATTGTCCAGTGTAGTAAGAGTTGCCTGGAATCCAGTCAAAGCCTTTACCAAAGGCACTGTGAACTTGTATATTAAGTTGTTACCGTCACGCGTAAATCTTGGGTGTGGCTTTGATCttatgataaatataagATCGCCCGGAGGGCTCGTAGGTGACGCTTGGTCACCTTCATGTGCAAAAGTCAATTTTGTTCCGTCCTTCCAACCCTATACATAATGTATACCAGGTAACAGTGACTTACCGCCTTGACGTCGACCTTAAGGATCTGTTCTTCCTTGTACTCAGTGTTGCCTGAGAAGCGTTTACGCGTTATCTTCATTTTCTTCGTGGTGCCAGTGTAGAGCTCCTCTAGTGTGACCGGTAGATCTAGCTCGTAATTAACAGACTTGGAGGGACGTGAATGAGTTGTATGATGCATTTGAAAAGCATCGCCGAAACCACCCATATCATCACCAAAATTGCCATTGAACATGAAGCCGCGGTCAGTGGAAAAGAATCTCTTGAACAACTCCGATGGGTCCACACCAGTATCTGGCAATCGATGAGACATTAAGCAGTAATAAACAACTTACAAACATATTGAGTTGTACCGGCTCCTTGGTTTGGACCACCGGCGGTGCCTTTCAAACCCTCCTCTCCAAACTGGTCATATATCTTCCGTTTTTCAGGATCAGAAAGAACGTCATATGCCTCGGAGACATTTTTGAACATATCCTCCGCCTGCAAACTATGTCCAATGATCTCGACAAACACACCTTTTGTTTGGCAACAGGATCAGGATGTTTGTCTGGATGCCATTGCATGGCCAGCTTACGATAGGCTTTTTTCAACTCGGCATCGTTGGATCCACGGCTTACACCGAGAATTGAGTAATAATCCTATAAACACATTATTCACAATAATGTTCAAGTTCGCACTTACCTTGCCCATTGTGACTAAGCAGATGAATATACACCGAAAGGTCTAGGCCGATGTGCAGCGCACAAGCCTGTTAAATGTTGTGCCTCTCGCTGTGATCTATATAGCAGATACACCGGAGTTTATGCACATTAGCATTTTGCAGTCAGTATTTTCTATTGCGTTGCCGTCAATCAAATGTGACAGGCCCAAGTGTACTCGGGCGCGGCGGGCTCGTTGTCCCCCTGTTGTCAGTGTATAATCTGGACTAACATGTAAACTCCAGCGTACATCTAAGACATTAGAGTGGAGTCATTAGGTTCTATGGGACATTTTTTAAATACAACGCACGAGCTGTGCAACGTTGAATCACTGCATTAGTACcgtgttgatatattattttttcATCAAGCCGCGATATGCTGGATTTAAATGTTACATTGAAATTATACTATTATGCCTATTTCCCAAAAACTCATGTAACCGCTGACTCGTCACCACGTGCCGTAATTCGGTTTGTCACATGGCAAGCCACTGCTTATGCACGGTAAGGTacatataaaaatgaaatatCGCGCACATTCAttccatatataattaaaGTATTGAAACATTTTTCATGTGTTTTCTGGAGTGAAGTCCAGCAGGCGTCGAATCTACAATATGCCTACACAGCAGCTAATGATGTGCATGGGTGACTGGTCCATCTTGATATTAAATTAAGGCCCCGTCTGGTGTTTTATGGTTTCAAAAATCTATACCACGGCGAATTGAGTCGTCTATGATGGTTACCGGCCTTGCAGCTTGTACTGCGGAGGCAGCCGCTTCAACCTTTTTAGCTAAAACGGCGTAAGGCGCGGTTTCCTCGTATTTGTCCAGTGAGTCATCATATTTCCATAGACGTAGCTAAAACGATTGGTAAATATAATCACAGTAAAGACTTACCTGGAGATAGTGTGGATAAGGTTCGTCCCAATTGACTGCCTTGTATAAACGAGTGTAACTATAGTCAGGTCTTCTCTGAGCATGTCGTGCTAATCGATTCCAGCTACTTTCAAAGTCTTGAATCGATGAAGTGTTATAAGCGACCAACTCCAAGTTATCGCTGAATTCACCGGAAGCCACCCTTTTTCTACGTATTTTAGTACCTACAATGGCTCCCAAGACCGCTCCTGCACATATCATTACCATGTGTTGCTGTTTTAGCGTGGCATATGCATAGAAGTCTAGCAACTCCTCGGCGAAGTTCCTGGAGCAACGCGACACACGCGAAAAGATActcattgcgatatcatgTTTGTCTAATGCAaggtaatatattattactACATTTATTTCTGAAACCCGCGTTATTTCGCAGCGGGTATAGCTTTATTATGTGGCTTTTGTGTAGTTGGAAGGACTTGGCGCCTGCCATGTTATTAAACAACTCCGCATCGGCGTTGCTCATTTTCGAATTCTTCCAATAAAGCGACTCCATTAGCGTGATCTCGGAAGCGCTGAGGTATCTCAAATGTCCGTTCCTAGTTGATATGGGTACTTAAAAGACCGACACACCTGTCTCTTGGCATTTGTAAAGGCGTCAATGAATGCGCCACGAGATATTACATTAGCGCCTAGACTGCGTTTATACGGTATATCCATACCTAGGTCCCAAAAATCAATGCCTAAATGTAATGTGTACGATACAAGTCCACTTACCCTGGAAATGTAAAATAGCAGCCAGAGAGTACATTTGGAAAGTTCCTGATGAGGATACGGTATGGAATCCAGTTACACTGGTATACACACCGCCGGTGATAACTGTGTCATCTCAACAAATCAACGATTCACCTACAACCGATTTCACCGGCGACCAATTCTCTTCCTTGCCACACCTCCACAGAGTGTAATGTAGTACCTTCTACCTCGTAACGATGTTTTTGGTAGTACATTTGATTGAATTCACGTTGCATTTCGGGATACATCCAATTTTCACCGTGTTGGCGTACGATTCCTTTGATCACCTGAATATTATTAGAACTTTACATAACGGCCAAatggtgttatataaatatatatacctactCGATTAAACACGGTATCCAGTGTTATTCTCATATGCTTCGCCGCATTCTTTCCACGCTTTGTCATACGTATATGTAAGGGTCTAAGGTAACAACGATCGGTATGCATTTTAGGTATCAGCAGTCGCTTATGATGATCCAGCGCTTCTACACTCACGGCGACTGTAATAAACCCTCTCGATGCTAAGCGATACATCAGTTCCCCTTCCACGTATGGTGACCAAGCAGTCTCACCTGAGACGTACATACGATTCTAGTGAGAGTCACCTACCATCAAGTCCTTCTTGTTGaaatatatccaatgcATCGTCTAAGCTGCTATATGGAGTTATCAAGGGACTCAGATTAATGCGGCAATTTTCATCAGCCAAACGACgcaaaaaacaacatgCATCTATATCTCTTGCCAATTGCATCAGcctggagtaccatggagCTTGAGTAAGTGTGTGGTTGTTCCAAATTAGAAATATTAGACCACGTACAAGCTGTTGCCTCAACACGGTACTATTGTTACCAAATAAGAGAATCTCTACCTTTACCAACTCACTCATAGTATCATGAGCAACCACAGCAGTTTGCGTGGCTTTAGAATCCTGTATGGCACTAACCAAGCGCCTCCAGCGATCGCTGTGCACAGAACTTGCAAAACATGAACCATGTTCCAAGACATCAGGGTCCAGCGACGGTATGTCTGTACACTCGAAGCAATGCCCTCTTAATTCCAAGTCAGTACGAGAGCTAGTCTCAATTAGCATTCTATCCCACTCTCGATTCTTTTGTTCCGCAAGCTCCCATCGAGTGACTGGTGTAGGTTGACCAGGGTAGAATCCATCATCAGGATCCGAAAGAAGTCCACCCATATCATCCATGTATAAAATCCTTATAATGTCGCATAttcatatgtaatattaaattTAATATGTGTTTTCATTTTAGGCTCCGCAAGGTAAGTGTGTACGGTTTGTGTCTAGGGGCTTGGGATACAACAACAAAGTTATACAGGGTCCATACTACATTCTATGTGCAATGAtgtggtaccattggtgATATACATTGGGTGATGGAATCTTCCGAAACACTAAGTGGCCTGCAGTTGGCCGGGTGTATCGTAAAGCGAGATTTTCAAACTGTCTGCCCATCGGACAACTCCGGGGGTGTATATCAATCGCGCGCAAAAAAGGCTAAGAAGGCTACCCATGTACAGGAACAATCGTTTTATCGCCCATTTGGCGACGACGTATCGGCCATTCAGCGTTACCTTGAAGTATCTCCCAGGGCAGTAGAGATTATTGACCTGCTGGCAATCGATGATGCATCCACCAGGAGAGTTGGATTGGCGTTACTGTGGTCTGTGTTTCACCATGCTCATCTAGAGGAGACACGTCAACATATTGTAGATCATGTACTCACTCGATTGGGTGAGCAGATGCCAGATTTGGTTACGCTTGGAGATATAGCTTTGCATTATTTACTTAATACGGTAATAGAATGCATAAGAATAGCTCCAGTGGATAAAGTGCGTGTATTTCTGTCAACATTCAGTTTCTACaagttttttggtaagaaCAGTGTACCCAAAGGTGATTCAGAAGCGTTCTCCGTTGCCGCATTCCACTGTTATCTTGCGGAACATGGTGTCGTGGAAGATTTGGGAATTTCAAAGTTTGCTCCACCATCCCGCATCGTATTTGCTGAAGTTTCAGATCCAACTAAACTTGGATGCTCCAATTACAAGAAGCAACTGTGTATACTGCTCTTATTAGGGTTGAAAGGATTCAACATAATTAGCAAACAACAGGTTGTGCGTCAAGTTCTCACACATATTAAACAGGATGACATCATAGACGCTATATGTACCATTAGGCTGTTCATCTTGGTAATATCTAGCTTCATGAACGCTCACTGCGCCAGGATTGCACTCAGTCTCCGTGATCCACATTGGTCAGACGTCCCAGAACCTGTTATTATTTCGACCGCTTTGGCAATATCGAACGTCCTAGTTCGAATCTCATCGGAAGAAGCGACGGATCCTGAACACTTGGTACGCCTCAATGGCCTTGCTACAAGGATATGCACTGAATTTATCAATGAGCTGGAGAATATATGTGATGATTCTACGATGGCGTCAGTGCTTCTTAAATTGGATGCTACGCAATTGACTACAGTTGAGATTTTGTTACCGGTACTGCAGCGTAATGCCACTATAGGTCCCTTGTACATGCCATCTTTTAAAGTCAGTCACAATGGTCCATTAGAGTACATGACTCTATTGAAGCTGCTTACCATGTGGTTCCACCATGCATCTAGTTTGAAGGTCAAGGCGGATAAATGTATGCTTTATATACCGCCAATGTTGACACCCGTTTTTTTCAATAGTGGGTTACTCTCTGGCGATCAGATGACTACACGGGCTACATTGCGCATGTTATCTGAGTTGCTCAAATTCCTTGTTGGTTCCTTTGAGAACGAAGTTGACAGGAATATTCCAAGTGATATATGGAAGCGTATATCGGGTGTGATCCCCGATTTCAAAACTCTCGTAAATGCGAAGACAGCTCTGCGTACACGGCGAAATGAAGAAGGCGATATTATGATTAACATTAAGAACCATACTCGATCCATGGTATCCAGTGAGCTTGGTCTCGTGGTGACACACGAGAACAAATGGTTGATACTTGGAATCGACGCTGGAGTTGACCCACTTGCTGATTGGTTGGACTGCCTACATCTTTATGCCACTTTTGTGGGTGCTGGAGATGGCAAGAACATGTACGATCCATGCAAGTTATTGAAGGAAGATGTAATCGCGAGGAATATAGATGAAATAGCTTCTGTGCTAACTGCTACATCATATGATAATGACAAGTTTTTGAGAGCCTTAAAGCTAGATATGGCATTGATCGAGTGTCTGTACTGTTTGGGCATCGGTGAGGTATACTCAGGCGTTGCTCTTACCAAGGTGCAAAGCGTCTGTTTCGAATATATCCTAAAGCGATATGTTGAACTAAAGCTGGCATTCACTAGGCACTCGTGGGACTTGGCATCTGTAAAGGATTACTTGGATCGATGCCAGCGCTATCTAGTGCTTGTAGTCAACAAAACAGGGTTATTCTCTGAAGATACAGCACAATGGTTCCTTGTCATGAATGACTACAACGACTTTCACATTTTCCAACATTTGTTCCATCAGTGCTTGGAAAACCCTCTAGAAGCGTTGTTAGGCAGCCTGTCGTCAAAGGCGATGCCTGAAGCATTGATCAGCTACAAGTGTACCTCTTGCATGTTCATTCCGGAGTTCAAAGGTCCGTTGTTCCTACGTATGGTCTTTGAATTCTTGCTACACCTATCGAAAGATTATGAAAAGGATTTGCACTGTGAGGAGTGCAATATACGACAAGTGAACTTAGTAAAGGGATTTATGAAAAGGAGCGTGGATGCCTTAGATCCAGTATCTGCCgccaaatatataatccaGGTCTGCCATAGCATTCGCCTCGGGCCATCTGCCATAACGGCTAAACGCATTATGCAAATGGTCATAGATAAGCATGAAATTAAAATGGAGCCGTTGGACATGGGAATAAATGTGAATGCAAGAAAGGAAACACCTGCTGTCGATTCTCCAGCTGTACAAGTGGAACTTGCGCACCAGTGCAAGCCAAACGACAACTACCTGGTTGCATGTAAAGCATTGATAGAGTCGATCCAAGGATATAATCAGGATGTTTGTAGAATTAAGCGGCTCTGTTCAGCAATTGTCAGCACACTCGACATCAAAGTCGCATCTGGGAATATCATTGAAAAAGGATATCCCACACAAAATATTCCACAATGGACCACTTTTGTTACCTTGGAAGATACAGTGCTTTATACATATCTGTTTTACATGATTACTAAAATAATGGATATTGGCAGTGTTCCTGCCGATTTGTCTTATCTTTTCCAGGATCTAAGTTTCGAAGACGAATTAAGGTAAGTGTGACACTAGTAGTAATTAATGTCAATACAGATGGGCCCAATTGTATTATTTGAAACTGCGCCTGTTTAACGCCAAGGATACAGGAGCTGAAGAACGCCTTGTAAAGATATTGCATCGCGTATGTACTGGTTCTGGTATAGAACCTGCTTCTAGAATACCGTTGGTTATTACCATGGCAATAGTGTCTACTGTGATACCAGAGGAGGTGTTACACAACGATGCGGCTATGCTTTTAGAGCAGGTTCTGGACTGTATTCACCTACCACTGGAATGTACCAACTGTAAAGATCTATTCTCATGTAATCTCGGTTATAGCAATGGCATGCTAATGATAGGTATACAGCTGGCCAAAATGTTACCGGAATCGCAAAATGTATTTGTTGCAAAGCTGATACAATCGCCACGGATACTCGAAATCTCACAATCGATTTGTGAATCAAATAGTTATAGGTATTTCCACGGCGACACTATTGAATCAAGTTTACTTCTATCGCATTTGAGGTTACTACAATCTTTGTTGCTCCATATAGATACTTCAAAACTTACCCCTTTGGCGCTCAATCAAGTGGAGTTGTATCGCCTGTTAAATGCTGTTGCCGGAGTTTACAGGTGTTCATATACCGAATGTGACCAAGTATTGAAAGATTTAATAATCCGCATTGTTACTGTACTAGGGCATTTGGCAAATGATACAAGGTCGATCTACCTGAGGTTACCGCCTTTTAAAGATTTCGCATGTATATCAGAGCCTTCATGGACTGTAAACAATAGGGCGCCCAAGTCTAATGGTACACCAAGTACTGGCTGTACATGCAAAGCACCTTGTAATCATGATATTGTGAGCCATGGAATCACACGTGGATGGCCAACTATGACGCAAGGTTTTTCTATGATCTCTTCAAACTCTAATTGGTTATGCCTAGACTCTAAACGGGTATTGGCAACTTGTTTGTCGTTTCCATCTTGGgagaaaaacaaaaaagaaGGCTTGCATAGCATTTGTCGTAAAATAGCAATACTCTACCCATCGTCATCGCAAAGTTCAATCCATCGCAACGATACTATATTCAATACGCTTACAAGATTGAAGAAGTTCTTGGGGAACAACAGCAATATTCTAGAAAAGGTATTCTTAGGTGACCCTTATGTTTATGATGTATCATATTTGATACCTTTCTTCGTCAGTCGTTTGTGTTCCATGCTTCATGACCAACTATATCAATACAAGCATGAACTGGAAGATAGATTTAAAATTCTCAAGGAAATGGTAATCGATCCTAGTGAAGTGGCTGCCAACAGATTCAGCAGGACTGTATCAACAGCTGACGCCCGATGCGCAGGTGAAAGGCTATATTCGCAACTGGAAGGTTTGAATTTTGATATATCGATGGGCGAAGTATTTAGTCCTGTGTTTATGGAGCAAATAGTAAACAACGGGGTCCTAGAAATATGTATACTCGGATTGCTATCTAAATGTTGTCGTAAGGATGCTATTAAGGCTTTGTCCCTTATTATAAAACTTGTGTACAATATGATAGATGCTGCTATTGTGCGCTCCGTAATTCCTGAAAGGCCTGGCCCTTATAAACTAAGAAGGATAGGGCTATTTGGTATACAGCAGGTGCATTCGCTTTTGTGCTTTTTACAAAGATGCAAATATTATGCAAATGATGGCGATCCTGCTCTACTCATGGTCCTTGCATCCAACATGGTACGCCATATTACCAATCCTGAGGACCGCTTATATCAGCTAGGAAATAGGTTTTTTATCGCAAAATATCAGCCTAAGATGGATGAGGTTCCGTTGTTTTTTGAATGTTTTAACGTGCAGGGAGCCGCTGACAGAGTGCATTTCCTGACGTTCATATTGCAAGTAATATTGAGTTCTGCGCATTTACTAGCTGACAACAATGTTTTCATACGTCGCCGAGTAATTCAGCAATTAATGTCATTTGCATTCGTTGATACAACGCGTTTTGAACATAGGGTACAAATAGCAGAATTCCTATATCGGAATGTTGAAGTCAACCCAACCGTTGTTTATGAGCTATATGCATCAGGTATCGCACCGTGGATCAGTGCCATGTCTACATGGCTGACTGGAATAAACTTCTCAGAAGCTAAAATGGTGGTATTTAGCACTATGTTACTGTCTTCTCTAACCCAATTGATTAGGTCTCTAGGGCGTGCAATCTGTACTCCATTCAAAGAAAATGTTATTGAAAACGATTCGAGGCAAGCATCTAAAGGAGTTGATAATGATCAGGAACTGGTGAAGAATGATTCTGGGACTAGTGCAACAGATGAAAACGTTAGAGAAATAGTTACCACAGTTGAAGCGCTAAAACGAATAGCAGAAGGATGGTCGCACATATTAAGCTATATACCGAAAGATAAAGTGGGATGCTTGCAAATTGAAGGATACATGGAATATTATCTGATTATGGAAGAAGTGATGGCTAACATTCGTTACCGTTTTGCAAACGAATCAGGTGTTTCTAATCACAGAGTCAATAAACTATCGTTGGTAACCATGGAAATGGCAAATGATGCTCTCAGAAAATTTAGATTGAACATCTCTGAAACCAACTAAGGTCTAATGGATGTCTATGATCTGTGACATTATACTTAAATAGCGTGAGTTTTATATTACAGTATAGTCGTCTTCCCTATAGCAGGTTTTATTTTCCCTAGAATCTCGTAGGCTTTAGCATGTCATTCCATTGACGGCGCAAATTTGATGGCCTCTGTAAATTGAGTGTGATACTTGCTCTAACACGCCCTTCTTTATCGAGACAACGGCACATGAGCTCTACTGAAGAGTATCGTATATGATCCCGGTTACTCGTTGACGTATGGAAATCCGCAACCTTTATATGCCGCCCTTCCAATGCTCTGGCCAGTGGTTCGAAATCAGATAGTGGCACCACGACCTCCTTATCTTTGTGAAGCATCTCACTGAAGCAGTTGGGTGGCTCCAGCACGAAACCTTCAGGACAGTAAAATCCAACAGGACTAGATAAGTAAGGATTGACCTTGCAATGCGTAACCTTCCGACCTCTCCCTTCTTGTTTCAACTGAAATCCAGTGTCTCTAAATAAATCGGCACTATCAACACCACAACCATAGGTATAGGGATCTGTAGGCATAATGTTGAACCCTACTTTCAGTATTCCGTTGACAGCGACTTCACCAGGAACACCATTGACTTTCCAGTTGTAAAACATAAATGGTGTGTTTGATTTCAAAACTAGCAATGCATCATCAGCATACTTGACTTTGTAGACCATTTTATCTTTAACCTTAGTGTATGTTATATCAACTCCCCTGGAACCAATAAAATCCTTGATTGGGGTAGGCGGGTTCGATTCTACAGGCAATCCATTGAAAGCGGTGGTATCAGGATTTGTTGGTCTGAGTTGACCTGTGACCTTTCTTCCACGAGATAGAAACACCTCACCGTCCGGAACATACTTTACCGTAATATTGTTACCAGGATTCATGTTCATTATCACCTCCTTGATCGTTGGCATCAGATCCGCCTTCATATTATTGGTTTGTTTCGATGCATTAACTACAACATTCCCTAGCATGTTTACATATAGGATTCGCGTTGTTTTGTCATAAGCACCAACGCATGCGCAACTCAAGTCAACAGAATTAGGAAGTTGGCCATCATGCACTTTAAACAGTCTAAATCTCGTGGAAAGTGTACTTGCAGGATTAGCGTTTGCAGCGAattttggtatatatgGCGTGATTGCTCCGTTGTAATCTGATAATTCTTCATCAGAGAAGCATTCACCTGGGTCTAAACGTTCTCCAGCcttacaatatataccaaaaatCATCCCAGGTTCAATGTCAACAGAACATGAGGCAATTTGCagatttaaaatatttggAATTATAGGCCTACTGTTtttaaacaacatattattTCCTGTCTCACAACCATATGCCATAGGGTATACAGCTTCGAATTTGATAGTGACCCATTTGTAAACTGGAGCATTGCTACCATCCTTGGATTGATACTTGCAAGCAAAGTTGAGACTAAAGTTCTCAGGATCCTTAGCCATGATCAATGTATCCACAGTCCTAGAAATCTTCACAGAAACTGGGACGTCCTTGGCCTTCTTCACCTCAAAATTCAAGTCGCTGCTACGATAGAAACTATGTGAAGCCACCTCCTTCTCAACAGCACTGGTGAAATCGTTGCCTTCCGGTGGCAGCAACATCTTGCTCACAGGGTCACTGGGATACATTGTATGTTCCACATCTTCGTCCCTACCATTGCCACAGGTTATCACCACCTCCTTTGGACCTGCCACAATAACCTCGTTAACAGAAAAATCGTCATACTGCTTGTTATTATGCGACAAATCTAAATGAATGCTTGGGGTGGCAGTGGCTATTAAAAGATTTTTGCAAAAAACTATAAAGCATGCCAACGCTAGCCTATTTAATGTGTTTTGGATATCCATGTTAGGTATTTAAATTCTACAATAAATTCGATTAATGGAGTGTTTAATTAGTGCCACCATAACTATATTATTTTCTTTGATGAATCATCTGTGATCTTCAAGGCCGCTTATTATTGCAGTGGTGCatcaatatggaatatattggCTCATAGGTCATCTTCCTATTTTACAAGGTTCCTATGGGATGCTCTTGAGGATCTCCATATATACATGATCTGTGGCGTTGTCTTATGTGCCAAATAAAAGAAATTCGTACCTAGAATATGAACGCATGTGAAATGTGACATTACTTTATGAGCTTAGTAACCATAGACTTTGAGAATGTGAAATCTCTTATGAATTCCTCAGAAACATTTGTCATTAAAATAATTACAAAGATTAATTTGGATTACAGCCACTTATAGATGTGGTTTAATCAGCGTACTCCTCTATAACCTCAGAATCCATGGGATTCCTAAGGTCGAGCACTATTCTTGCTCGCACTTCACCATTCTTGTCTCTACATCTACAACTCAACATATCcttgttatatattatctCCTTTTTCATTTTCTTTGGCAAATTAAAATCGACGATTCTTATGTTCTTCGACTCGACGGTTCTGGCAAGAGGTGCGAAATCAGATAATTTTACCTTTTCATTATTTGTTGCATTAATCATCTCTTCAAAACAATTGGAAGGTTCCAGTGTATGATCTTTGGGGCAGTAAAATCCAACAGGACTAGTTAAATAAGGATTAACCTTGCATTCAGTCacatcttcatcttctgtaTTTGTTGATAGTTTAAACCCATCCTTTCGGAATAGGTCAGCACTATCAACACCACAACCATAGGTATAGGGATCAGAAGGTAATATATTGAGCATCAATGTGAAAGTATATTCCCTTATTTTGGTTGTAAACAGTGGAGTTAACAACCATTGAATATACATAGAAGGCGACTCAGTTTTAGCAACGAGAGTAGAATCCTTTTTATAGTTGAACgtatatttcatttttcCTTTATACTTCGTGTAAGATATTCCCACGCCATCATAGCCAATAAACTGACGAAGCCTTGAGAGAACAAACGGGGATGAACCCAAACTATAGTAAGCATTATATGTTAGATTTGACGGGAATATTCTACCAGACACCATACCAAATGAACCCAGTTTAAATGTTCCACTTAAAGGAATATTAAAACCATTTTTAGATCCAGGTTCCAAATATTCCATCCTATGGAATACACTCGCATCATTTTTATCAGCAGTACTCAATAAACGATAAAAATCAATACTTTTGTTAACCAATTTCtttattgttattttacGAGTTATTCTTTCCTTATTCTGACAATaacaatgaatatttatattcTTTACAATCTCATTGGGCGACACCTGGAATAGTTTAAACCTCGGGGATAATCTGCTCATACTTCTGTAGACAGTTGGAGACCATGGTAAAGAATAAGAAGAAATAGCATGGTTCATCTTCTTGTAGTCATCATCATTGATACAATTTTTAGGCCAAATCCGTTCACCCTTTTCACAGAATATACCAAATAACATGTTCGGTTCAAGTGTGATTAGACACTCCTCTTCTACATCATCATGATTCAACCAATCTAGTTTCGGTATTGTGTTtttaaacaacatattattTCCTGTCTCACAACCATATGCCATAGGGTATACAGCTTCGAATTTGATAGTGACCCATTTGTAAACTGGAGCATT
This window harbors:
- a CDS encoding Leucyl/phenylalanyl-tRNA protein transferase family protein; translation: MDDMGGLLSDPDDGFYPGQPTPVTRWELAEQKNREWDRMLIETSSRTDLELRGHCFECTDIPSLDPDVLEHGSCFASSVHSDRWRRLVSAIQDSKATQTAVVAHDTMSELVKVEILLFGNNSTVLRQQLVRGLIFLIWNNHTLTQAPWYSRLMQLARDIDACCFLRRLADENCRINLSPLITPYSSLDDALDIFQQEGLDGETAWSPYVEGELMYRLASRGFITVAVSVEALDHHKRLLIPKMHTDRCYLRPLHIRMTKRGKNAAKHMRITLDTVFNRVIKGIVRQHGENWMYPEMQREFNQMYYQKHRYEVEGTTLHSVEVWQGRELVAGEIGFITGGVYTSVTGFHTVSSSGTFQMYSLAAILHFQGIDFWDLGMDIPYKRSLGANVISRGAFIDAFTNAKRQERTFEIPQRFRDHANGVALLEEFENEQRRCGVV
- a CDS encoding 6-cysteine (B), which encodes MSQLNLLNIFSITFLSVFLTTSSLCSTATPSIHLDLSHNNKQYDDFSVNEVIVAGPKEVVITCGNGRDEDVEHTMYPSDPVSKMLLPPEGNDFTSAVEKEVASHSFYRSSDLNFEVKKAKDVPVSVKISRTVDTLIMAKDPENFSLNFACKYQSKDGSNAPVYKWVTIKFEAVYPMAYGCETGNNMLFKNTIPKLDWLNHDDVEEECLITLEPNMLFGIFCEKGERIWPKNCINDDDYKKMNHAISSYSLPWSPTVYRSMSRLSPRFKLFQVSPNEIVKNINIHCYCQNKERITRKITIKKLVNKSIDFYRLLSTADKNDASVFHRMEYLEPGSKNGFNIPLSGTFKLGSFGMVSGRIFPSNLTYNAYYSLGSSPFVLSRLRQFIGYDGVGISYTKYKGKMKYTFNYKKDSTLVAKTESPSMYIQWLLTPLFTTKIREYTFTLMLNILPSDPYTYGCGVDSADLFRKDGFKLSTNTEDEDVTECKVNPYLTSPVGFYCPKDHTLEPSNCFEEMINATNNEKVKLSDFAPLARTVESKNIRIVDFNLPKKMKKEIIYNKDMLSCRCRDKNGEVRARIVLDLRNPMDSEVIEEYAD
- a CDS encoding 6-cysteine (A) is translated as MDIQNTLNRLALACFIVFCKNLLIATATPSIHLDLSHNNKQYDDFSVNEVIVAGPKEVVITCGNGRDEDVEHTMYPSDPVSKMLLPPEGNDFTSAVEKEVASHSFYRSSDLNFEVKKAKDVPVSVKISRTVDTLIMAKDPENFSLNFACKYQSKDGSNAPVYKWVTIKFEAVYPMAYGCETGNNMLFKNSRPIIPNILNLQIASCSVDIEPGMIFGIYCKAGERLDPGECFSDEELSDYNGAITPYIPKFAANANPASTLSTRFRLFKVHDGQLPNSVDLSCACVGAYDKTTRILYVNMLGNVVVNASKQTNNMKADLMPTIKEVIMNMNPGNNITVKYVPDGEVFLSRGRKVTGQLRPTNPDTTAFNGLPVESNPPTPIKDFIGSRGVDITYTKVKDKMVYKVKYADDALLVLKSNTPFMFYNWKVNGVPGEVAVNGILKVGFNIMPTDPYTYGCGVDSADLFRDTGFQLKQEGRGRKVTHCKVNPYLSSPVGFYCPEGFVLEPPNCFSEMLHKDKEVVVPLSDFEPLARALEGRHIKVADFHTSTSNRDHIRYSSVELMCRCLDKEGRVRASITLNLQRPSNLRRQWNDMLKPTRF
- a CDS encoding DnaJ domain family protein — its product is MGKDYYSILGVSRGSNDAELKKAYRKLAMQWHPDKHPDPVAKQKAEDMFKNVSEAYDVLSDPEKRKIYDQFGEEGLKGTAGGPNQGAGTTQYVYTGVDPSELFKRFFSTDRGFMFNGNFGDDMGGFGDAFQMHHTTHSRPSKSVNYELDLPVTLEELYTGTTKKMKITRKRFSGNTEYKEEQILKVDVKAGWKDGTKLTFAHEGDQASPTSPPGDLIFIIRSKPHPRFTRDGNNLIYKFTVPLVKALTGFQATLTTLDNRRVTTRIVDVVSPSYRKVIPNEGMPISKSPSHRGDLILEFDITFPRTLTPEQKKQMIAVFNELG